The following are encoded together in the Streptomyces sp. NBC_01465 genome:
- a CDS encoding helix-turn-helix domain-containing protein, which yields MYAERASYLDGAVVWSRTPAGAGGPEYPVLPDGCMDLLWTEGRLFVAGPDTRAHAPGDIPGRIAGVRFAPGTGPGFLGGVPAYELLNDRVELADLWPAADVRRLTGRIDASSDPAAALEAVALGRAEEVEPPDPVMRTVAAHLSAGRPVNATAQAVGLGARQLHRRSLRAFGYGPKTLARILRLQRALALAATGMPYADVAVAAGCTDQAHLAREMRDLAGTTLSRYAALGANSDTSPPSGSWTVA from the coding sequence GTGTATGCGGAAAGAGCCTCCTACCTCGACGGGGCCGTCGTCTGGTCGCGGACTCCGGCCGGTGCGGGCGGGCCCGAGTACCCGGTGCTGCCCGACGGCTGCATGGATCTGCTCTGGACCGAGGGCCGGCTCTTCGTCGCGGGCCCGGACACCCGGGCGCACGCACCGGGCGACATCCCGGGCCGGATCGCCGGAGTGCGCTTCGCGCCCGGCACGGGGCCGGGCTTCCTGGGCGGCGTACCGGCGTACGAACTCCTCAACGATCGCGTCGAGTTGGCGGACCTCTGGCCCGCGGCCGACGTCCGCCGCCTCACCGGACGCATCGACGCGTCCTCCGATCCGGCCGCCGCCCTGGAGGCGGTGGCTCTCGGCAGGGCGGAGGAGGTGGAACCCCCGGACCCCGTGATGCGTACCGTGGCCGCGCACCTCTCCGCCGGGCGACCCGTGAACGCCACCGCGCAGGCCGTCGGGCTCGGGGCGCGCCAGTTGCACCGGCGTTCCCTCCGCGCCTTCGGGTACGGGCCCAAGACCCTCGCCCGTATCCTCCGCCTCCAGCGCGCGCTGGCCCTCGCCGCCACCGGAATGCCGTACGCCGACGTGGCCGTTGCGGCGGGCTGCACCGACCAGGCCCATCTCGCGCGCGAGATGCGGGACCTGGCCGGGACGACCCTCAGCCGTTACGCGGCGCTGGGCGCGAACAGCGACACCTCGCCGCCGTCCGGGTCGTGGACCGTCGCATAG
- a CDS encoding VOC family protein, with amino-acid sequence MTPQLDAIGIVTSDMAASLAFYRRLGIDIPADADAQPHVEATLPNGLRLLWDTEETLRSFDAGWQPPQPGAGRLGLAFLCASPREVDEVYEALVGAGYEGHLKPWDAVWGQRYATVHDPDGGEVSLFAPSAA; translated from the coding sequence ATGACTCCACAACTTGACGCGATCGGCATCGTCACCTCCGACATGGCGGCCTCGCTCGCCTTCTACCGGCGGCTCGGGATCGACATCCCGGCGGACGCCGACGCACAGCCCCATGTCGAGGCCACGCTGCCGAACGGTCTGCGACTGCTCTGGGACACCGAGGAGACACTCCGCTCCTTCGACGCCGGCTGGCAGCCGCCGCAGCCGGGCGCGGGACGGCTCGGCCTCGCCTTCCTCTGTGCGAGCCCGCGCGAGGTCGACGAGGTGTACGAGGCGCTGGTCGGGGCCGGTTACGAGGGCCACCTCAAGCCGTGGGACGCGGTCTGGGGCCAGCGCTATGCGACGGTCCACGACCCGGACGGCGGCGAGGTGTCGCTGTTCGCGCCCAGCGCCGCGTAA